The window ATGGAGTGTAGGTACAGTAACTCTGATGAACTATGCCCAGATTCTATAGTAGGTATGTCATTGAGAGTTAAAAAAACTCACACCCATTGTCAGTTCTTAGAATCTTTAGTGTGGAGGAGTATAAATTCTTAACCATAAGGATGAAATTTCTGAGTGTAACAATGACTTCAGCTTTAGAAGGTAAGAGAAAAATCCAGATATACCTAGAGTGATCATCTACCAGAGTTAGAAAGTGCCTTTTTCCATCATGAGTAGGCACTCTATATGGCCCCAAACATCACCAGGAACTGTATGAAAGCAATTAGTAGAAATAGTAGTACTCAAAGGAAATGGTAGCCTTGTTTGTTTAGCCAAAGGGCATAATGTACAATGTTTATCAGAATTTGCACTATCAATAGTCTGAAACATAGGTAATTTCTTTAGAACATCAATCGGCGCATGGCCTAATCTCTTATGGAACAAGGCTACATTTATTCTACCATCCTTCTCCTTTATTGTATTTACAGCAAGTGATGTTGAAATGTCCTTTCCTGAACTGTCCACAAAATGTAGTCTACTGTTAGAAGTGAGCACATATAGTCCACTATCTTCCttaccaatccccttcacctTGCCACTGAATAGATCCTGAAAAATGCAGAAATCAGGAAAGAAACAGACTAAACACTTCAACTCTTTTGTTATCTTTGATATGGATGGTAAGTTGTACTTGAACTCTGGGATATGCATGACATTAGTTATCATCTGTCCTGGGAAGATATAGGAAATTCCTATGTGTTTAACAATGGCTAGACTTCCAGTTGGTAGGAGTACTTTTCCTTCTCTTAACTTATCACAGGGTTTAGAATCAGTCAAGGAATTCAAACTTCTAACCATATGATTAGAGGCTCCTGAGTCTACTATCCATTTAGTGAATTTAGCAGCCTCATCAGTGACATCAGTAACATTTGTAGCATCATTGTCCATACCTACTGCTATAGCTACTTCATTACTTTCACTTTTGTTTCCTAGGAGCTGTAGAATCTATGAGTATTGTTCTGGTGTGAAGTGAGGCACTCCCACCGGGTTACTCTGATTCTGACTATAAAATGCATCTCCGGTAGTTGAGGTACTTCCTGCAAAGTTAGTTGTGGTACCTCCAAAATATCCTCCTGTTGGCCCAAGGTTTGAAGCTTTAACTGTGCTCCCAGTATGCACACATTGACTGTCTTTTGCAAAGTTCCCTGCAGGGTTGTACTTCTTCTTTGACTTGAAGTCTGGTGGATAACCATTTAGCTTGTAGCAAGTCTCTCTGGTGTGGCCTTTGAAATTACAATAGTCATAGtacaaagtattatttattttccttaagtTGTTCATTGAGTTAGGACCTCATTTACTAGTGAACAAGGCTATGTTGCCAGGGTTGTAAGCTCCATTGTTGCCACTACTGAACAAAGTTGTGTTCTCTTGATTGTCAACAGTATGTGTAGAGGTTGTTAATGATCGTCTACTCTCCTCAGAGATAATCATAGCATAGGCTTTGTTTATGGTAGGACTGGGGGACATCATCATAATCTGATTACTGGACTGGGCATATGACTCGTTTAGTCCCATAAGAAACTGCAAAAGTCTATGAGATTCAAAGTGTTTAGCATATTTTTTCGACTCCTCACAACCACATCCAGGACAAGGCATTAAGGAATCAAATTCTGCCCAAAGCTCCTTCAACTTTGAGAAATAGCTGGACACAGAGGAGATTCCTTGAGACAAATTGACTATCTGTCTATGTAGAAATAGAACTCTAGAACCATTTACCTTGTCAAAACTTTCCTTAAGGTTTGTCCAAACTTTATGAGCACTCGTAGCATAAACCATTCCACTTAGGAGTTCATTACTAACAGAATTCATTATCCATGAGAGTACTATTGCATTGCATTTCTCTCATAAGTCATGCAGTGATTGATCAAATTTTGACTTAGGATATTTACCATCAACAAATCCTAATTTACTTTTTTCGAGTAAACTAATTCGCATAGAGCTGCTCCATAGAGCATAGTTTTCAGGACCAATGAGTTTGATCGAGATTAAAGAGCTACCTAGAGTGTCACAAGGTTGCAGAAATAGTGGATGGTGTTGATCCACTATTGGAATGACTCGATCGACTGCTGGTGCAGAGCTGGTATTCAATCCAATGCATGCATTCAAGCCAGAGCTACTGTCTTCTACCGCCATTAATGAAGATAAGAGGGAAAATCAGAATCAGAATCGGAATCGAAAAATTCAATCGCTCAACCCTAGAATTGAGGAATTGAGAAATTGAGAGCAACTGAACACCAAACTTGTCAAAAACACTTGAATTCAGAGTGAAGAAGCAGAAATGAAGCTCGGATCTACATCtcaagctctgataccatgatcaAATCTAGAGCAAGCTCTCACTGATCAAAGGAAGAAGATGATGGAAAATAGAGAACAATGAGCAGAAGAAAATGAGCTGCTTTTCACTAAATTGATCTAAGTACAAATACAATGTATAGCTCATATATATAACTACCACTAACTGCTACTGATGCTTTAACTTAACAGATGTGTACAACTGTCACTACTAACTAACTAACTGACTGCTAACTTACTAACTAACAGCTTTCACTCTTCAACGGAAATATTGTActtgagttataaaataataGTACATGTTCCTAAAACTAATAAATATTGATCCTATATACATCACTCAATAAGATAAGAAACTGCCACAAGAGAAGTTCTCAATCATTAATCATTACCTTCAACTAAAAattgtttaatattttaattttattttatactaaATAGATATAAAGTAGTGGTTGAGACGTATCCTATTAATCATTACAAATTCATACaaaaaaatatctttctctttTATCTTTGTAATTTTAAAATTCATTAGGTAATGAAGTATCTCTCATCTTTAAAATTTGTAATTTCGATTCATTAGGTAATGAAATATCTCTCATCTTTATATTTCGATTCATTAGATAATGGAAGTATCTTTAGATACATTTTGTTTATCTTACTTCAATAAATAGTTATGATtaaatataattgtaattatTATTGTTTCACTATATGTAAAGCCTTGTTACATAATCTATCAATATCCTTTTATCAGTCTAGTCTGTATAGCAAATTTAGGAATAAAATTTAATTGAGCGTTTGTTTTGACAAGACCTTTTATCAGGttaaaacatatttaaaataAACATGACATTTAGAGTTCGAAAATTCAATGatcaatacaaaaaaaaaagaggaaaaaaacacacaaaataaaaaacaaaaaagaaaaaagaatacacATATTATCCTCACTTAAGTGCTTCAAAGAATCTGGAGAACATATAGACGTTAATGAATTAATAAACCATAACAAATAGAGAATCAACGAGCAAATAAATTCTATAATGAATACGTCTTCACGTATCAATATTTTGAAGACACAAAGATTCTATATGAAAAATACACAAGAGTTTAATATAGACAAAAAATCAATTTTTCACTTCATATCAAAGGAAAACTAAAGATACAAAAAAAAAGGCCGAACCTTCGAACCTGATTAAGAACCAAATGATCAGTACTGATGATTTAGTTGAAGGAAACCAACTCTAACTTGCGATAAGAGTACATGTATTAGTTTTATATGTTAGACTTTGATGTGGACTCAACAATAGATCTATCAATCTCCAATCACATTATAAGGCGGTGCAaaatattccgtaatttttgtcaaATTGATACTACTTGATGGAGTTATTTTTGTACTAAATTGTTCACAAAGGCAACATTTATGTAGAATTTTATTTTTGGTTAGGGATTTATTGTGCCAAATGGAGAAAAAAAGACTTCAAAACGTCTAAACCTAAAAGAACACTaattattagaaaaaaaattaaatatctaatcttaaatattaggaaaataattaaatgcctACTCCAAAATATTAGAGAAATAagtaaatgactattttgtctagtgcaaGATCTATTTTTAATGGGtcaaaaaggcgaacgacatttcgctaagggccttcgtgcttttaatatatatatatatatatatatataacatttaGTAATAGCCGATATAAAAAGTTCGTAAAAACATTTATAGTAagtaaaatcaatttttttttataatcatCTAAATTTGATATATATTGATGCAACTATTTCAGGTTCGCACACACCACGTAGGGTCAATTAAATGAAAAACGTTACTATTTACCAAGGGTTTCTCCATTTCTagagttcgaagttgaatcaTCTAGCTAAAGGTTAGAAGATAAGACAGAGAATAAAGTATTTTTTGTTACAGTTTTGACGcctaaaaaaatggaaaaaagataCCAAATTTAACATACAACTTggcctcatttgtttttcttaagattaatacgtctgaatctgaatacatatctgaatatcaagatgtatattaagattaagacatatGAATCTGAATATACATCTGAACATTAAGATGTGtcttaagatctgaatactaaatgattaagactaTTTATTTTGTAACATCTGAATATatagaatttatctttatttaaaaaataataaacataaattcaaataaaatactaaaatctAAAATATACATCTGAACATTAAGATGTGtcttaagatctgaatactaaatgattaagactaTTTATTTTGTAACATCTGAATATatagaatttatctttatttaaaaaataataaacataaattcaaataaaatactaaaatctaatatatatatatatatatatatatatatatatatatatatatatatatatatatatatatatatatatatatatatatatatatatatatggtagttttgtattttttaatttttgttttttaatgccgactagaggcggtggttggtggtacttttggttgatggtggtggttctgGGTAGTAGCTAGTGGTGTTTGGTAGCGATAttgattatgattgaggatggtggtggtagttgtggttgtgattgaggaaggtgatagtgggtggtggtagtttataatggtGGGTGGTGCCGACTATGGTTATTGATGGTGATAGGGTGGTTGTTGGTGGTAGTTGAGGTGGGTGAATGTGTGGTTATGGTTGAGGATGATGATGGTGGTAGTGGTGGCGGCTATATTTGAGaatggtggtggtggtagttaaTAATGGTAGGCGGCGGCAGTTAGTAATGAATatggatgatagcatcttaataaaattaagtctttgttatagatcttaatcattcagacatattcagacccattaagtggttgtgaagtaaaaaaaaaatacttaatgattaagatctgaatgattaagattcagattttaaaaataaatggacTTAATGTGTGAGGTCtgaagtgcaaacaaatgagccAATGTGTTAAAATGTATTTAAAGTTGAAGTTGAAATAGTCAAATACTTTTAATGAACAAATGAGTTATTCTAATATATCATTTTGGTCGATACCCCATTTAACCCGGGGGATTTTAATTTTTAAgacactttaaaacttatatCAATTTTTAATACAAAAGTGTTAAGAATAGGGTTGAAGGGATACTTTTGTGATTAGTGTTAATGACATAATTTTTAAAATGGCGAAGGTCCAAATATACCCCTGTACTTTCGAAAAtagtctaagaatacccctcgttatactattgggttatctatacccctgcagtcatactttgggttcaaatataaccctcatttaaacggagggacacgtgtcatcgtcctattggccaattctaaatatctcctaattaattaaaaaaactcattacccatacccgaaaagcaattttctaaagcaatatttttttgtaaaaactggaaaaaactaacatttttttttactaaaaactgaaaaaaacgaaaatatttttttcccagtttttacaaaaaacattgctttaaaaaaaattgaaaaatattttctaaaataatatttttgtaaaactaaaaagaaaactgaaaagcaattttctaaagtaattaaaaatggaaaaaactgaaattcttttaactaaaaactgaaaaaaaaatatttattttttcagtttttacaaaaatattgctttaaaaaattgcttttcagtttttttttagtttttacaaaaaaaattgacttagaaattatttttcagtttttttaaagcaatatttttctaaaaactagaaaaaattattttcgattttttcagtttttagtaaaaaaaaacattcagttttcagtttttaaaaaatattgctttagaaaattgcttttcagttttttttttcactttttacaaaaatattattttagaaaatatttttcagtttttttttgtaaaaactggaaaaaaaaatattttcagtttttacaaaaataaaaatgctttagaaaattgcttttcgggtatgggtaatgtgtctttttaattaattagaagatatttagaattggccaacaAGACGATGACAcatgtccctccgtttaaatgaggggtatatttgaacccaaagtatgactgcaggggtatagataacccaatagtataacgaggggtattcttagaccattttcgaaagtatattggtatatttggccctttgccgtttttaaaaaccccaaagtttttttatttataaaaaggtcctcctcctcctcctactACTCCTCCTCCTCATCCCCTTGTTCCTCTATCTCGCAACGCTCCTCTCTATCCTTCCCTTGCTCCTCCATCTCGCAACGCTCTTCTTTATCCTCCCACTCCTAATCCTCAAACATTTAGGAAGATGTTTAAAATATTTAGAGAAATGTTTCAAACATCTACtgagatgtttcaaacatctacTGAGATATTTCAAAATATCTGCACAGATAATACATCTGTGGAAAAAAGATCAAACATCaaaatgaaagaaacagaagaaatATTCCGTGGATGTTTCAAACATCACGGGGATGTTTCAAACATTCCGAGAGATATTTGAAACATCCACGGAGATTTTTCAAACATCCCCGGGATGTTTTGCATAATACTCATTTATGAAAATGTCTCAAAATATCTCGAGGGTATTTTACAGAATACTCACTttgtaaaatttcatatttttctctttttctcgtATATTTTAAACCactaagaaaaaaggaaaaataaaaaaagaagaagaagatgaaaatgagatgaagagggaaagaagaaaaagacaaggaagaaaatgaagaagaaaaagatgacaTAGACGAACCATCAGCAACAACGAAagttgaagagaaagaagaaactaaggaagagaatgagagaatgaggaagaaaaagaagaaagaaggaagaaagaaaaggaggAAAGAGGGAAAGAAGAccgaaatgaaaatttgaaataatttgaatgaatttaattttttaaaaattttaatatttatgcacaacttttattatttttaatcttaTCCTAAAGCCCTTTAATTACGTATGTTTTGTTTACATATGTTTTGTGTTCTAAATTGTTATACAACACTTCAAAATCTTTTTTACCTCATCCTCCCATTTAACCCTCAGTTCCGCTTCCTACTTGACTGAATCTGCCGCCATGGAAGGGGATATCTACACATCTAACTGCAGAATTGTTACATAAACACTTGTGGGAATGCAGAGGAGATATAATGGTTCCCTTCTCAAATATTCCAGGTCCAATTTTCTCTTCCAAAATTCTAAAATAACATAATCTGACCTTACCTTTTTTACGTCATTGACTAAAAGTAGTTCATGAACCAGGTCAACTTAGAGTTTTCTGTCTTTTTCTTCTGCCTCAGATTCTGTATCATTTGTAGTTTAACAAGTATGCTTTTGAGTTGCAAATAACTTTTGAgctaaaaatttcatttttatggATAGCTAATTAATTAACCAATATGCTGTTCTTGAGACATGAGCATCCTTTTCTCTGTGGATTTTCCTCTAAAAGCTCCATTTGTTTCTCAGTTGGCAATTTGCAAATTTTGCTAGATATTTTAAATTATGCTTGTGGCATCTTAAATGGGTCTGTAAGTATTGGTAAGTGATGTTCTGTTCCTATTCCTCTGAAATCTTTCGTTTGCCCACCCGAAAACCTTGATGAAAATTGAAAACAGAGGCAGATGCTTCCTTATTTATTGGGTTCAACTTCTGAACCCAGTAATTTCAACATGGAACATAAATATAAGTGGAAAAGTAATAGAATTTCAAGAAATATTGAATTAAAAATCTATAATTACAAAAGTGCAATGAATTCATAGTAAGAACTTAAAGATTGAACCATCATATCTAAATTTTTTAGCCGCCTCTTGATAAAAATATTACGGCCAAGAGTGACAAAGTTATAATATAATGTGATTTAACTAACCCTAAAGCTAGGTCATCTCTGTACAATCTCTTGTAGGGCCCTATTCAATTGTGTTCATTATTATTGTAGCAGCTATATGTATCATCTCTCTCGGTTGTCCCTATGAGGGTTTCATGAACTGGAGTTCCAGGTTCTGGTGTAGAAAACCCTTCCTCTGCAAGGGATGCTCCTAGGCTGTCGGAAATTCTGATTTCTGGGCTTTGCGAAGCAAGATCGAGCAATATTTCAGGGGAAGCTGCACTTGCTGCGAATGGTGTAGCCGTTTGGCTCACATTGCCTTCTGGCTTTTCTGACTTAGAATTAGAGTTATCTATCTCTTCATCAAAGACTTTTGCTATTACAGAAAGCTTTTGCAATATTGAATCATCAGTGGCTAAGATTTCTCTATTCTGATaaaggaagatgaagaaaaatatgAGAAGAGCGGAACCTGCAGCTACACCCGCTATGAGAAAAAGGCCCTTAAAACTATCTAGTGTGAGGCTATCAGATGTTATAGCCATTCCATCTTTCTCTGGACAATCTGTTTCATTCCCAAACCATTTCTGTATTATGTTATTCATAAACTCTCCCTCCATCACCTTCAGGACTGCTCTTGAGACGTCAGGTACCAAAGGAGATCCTTTTGGAAATGCCTGCATGAAATTATGGAGAAAAAAGTATGGATCAGATTGAATAAAATACAAACCATTCTAAACAAATATAAACACGTTCCAAAACACCATTGGAGTGCGAGAATCTTACGAATCCAAAGCCGGCAGCCTTGTAAGTTGGACCGACCATAATATACTTCTTGCAGTACTTGTTAAGGAAGAGTCTGAGATAAGGTAGTTCATCAACAATTGCACCAACTCCTCCATTTTTACTTCCACTTGAGAGGGCATCATTGTACTCTTCCAATGTGCTAtaacttctaaacttggagctatCAAAATTCATGCGCTTCAAGACGTCTTTGACAAAGGAACCTTCTTGGTACCCAACATATTCTCCATTTGTTATGAGATCATTTAGGTTTGTTATAGTAGGTTGGAGCTGTTGCACTGTTAACATAGATGTTAAGTTGGCTGTATAACTTGATGTCAGCACCAGCACCACAAAAACCCACACAATCATCACGAATCTTGTTAAGTTGCTTGTTACCCTCTCTCCTGCAGCAACCAGCCATATCATTTGTTGAGAAACAAGGAGAATGTAAAGGTTTCATATGTACTGTGCTTTAAGTAAGAGACTTACTGTGTGCAAAAACGAGAGTTGAGAAGGAAAACCAGAATATCATCCCAACTTGCTTGTGTTTGGGTCCTCGAAACTCTTTGTTTACACGATGCTCGAGTACCCAAACCACAAAACCAATGAAGACAAAGAATGCTCCAGTTGTTATCCAAAGTTCGGTCTTTAGAGGTTTCAAGAAAATCCAAGCATTCTTCCTCTCATCATCCCTTACTGGCACAACTGCAGAAATACCTGACTCCGTGAAAGGTAATGTGAAATCCACATACTTGGATCGGTTCGCTAAAATGGTCACATCACCTATAACTGCATCATATTCCTGGTTCAAGCAAACAATGTTTATTGCAGTAATTATGGTGGGTCAAAAATCTGAAAGTAGATAAGAAAGTCCCAAGAAGGAGCATGTGAATAACGTATTCAACCAAAGACGTTAATTCAAACAAGGATTATATATTACCTTGGAAGAGATCTTGTAAATAAGATCATCATAGTCTGGAAGAGTTTGGGTATCTGGTATTCGAAATGGAATAAATTCGTAAGTGACAGCAAATGGCAAAGATTGGATGACTTCTTTGAAGACATCTGCACAGAAACCAGTTGCGGTTACTGCTTGTGTTTTTGAATCTATTTCCACTTTGATGAATTGCTCCAAACCTCCTTTGACAGGAACTCCAACCCTTAACTTCTTCCCACTTGTGGGCATCTCCCAGCCTCTCGGAACAATAGTAGATTCACCCGGCCAAATGATGGTACCTAGTTGCTTATTATTACTCTTAGCTGTTTTCCCATTCATAGTCAGTTTATATGAAATTCCATCACTCTCTGTCCAGAATCCAATGCTTCTCTCTCCTTTCCCAATTATGTTCACAATCTGATATGGGGATGGCTGCAATTCTCCATTAATGATACGGAAATCACCACTCAGTCCTCTT is drawn from Nicotiana tabacum cultivar K326 chromosome 22, ASM71507v2, whole genome shotgun sequence and contains these coding sequences:
- the LOC142175794 gene encoding uncharacterized protein LOC142175794, with the protein product MNSVSNELLSGMVYATSAHKVWTNLKESFDKVNGSRVLFLHRQIVNLSQGISSVSSYFSKLKELWAEFDSLMPCPGCGCEESKKYAKHFESHRLLQFLMGLNESYAQSSNQIMMMSPSPTINKAYAMIISEESRRSLTTSTHTVDNQENTTLFSSGNNGAYNPGHTRETCYKLNGYPPDFKSKKKYNPAGNFAKDSQCVHTGSTVKASNLGPTGGYFGGTTTNFAGSTSTTGDAFYSQNQSNPVGVPHFTPEQYS
- the LOC107800506 gene encoding glutamate receptor 2.8-like; its protein translation is MQNQRCHFLILFIQFVSIISFCHYIMPISGENETNAVKKVDVGIILDLETNVAKVMHTCILLALEDYHAANRSAIRVVPHFRDSKKDDVEAASAAIYLLKDVQVQAIFGPQMSTQTDFVIDIGNKVKAPVISPATSPSLSVKENPYFIRAALPSSSQTKAIAAIVKNYEWREVVIIYEDSPFGTGIVPHLTDALLEISTLISYRSVISPSANDDQILRELYKLNTMQTRVFIVHLQSFLASRLFFKAKEAGMMSSGYAWIITDVLTSLLDSVDPSVIESSMQGVLGVKPYFPRSNELNNFTKRWRERFRREYPNMDQVELNVYGLWAYDSITVLAKAVQNVGTTVIPEVKKPDTKEKLSDLDALGTSELGSLLIHTLQNTSLKRGLSGDFRIINGELQPSPYQIVNIIGKGERSIGFWTESDGISYKLTMNGKTAKSNNKQLGTIIWPGESTIVPRGWEMPTSGKKLRVGVPVKGGLEQFIKVEIDSKTQAVTATGFCADVFKEVIQSLPFAVTYEFIPFRIPDTQTLPDYDDLIYKISSKEYDAVIGDVTILANRSKYVDFTLPFTESGISAVVPVRDDERKNAWIFLKPLKTELWITTGAFFVFIGFVVWVLEHRVNKEFRGPKHKQVGMIFWFSFSTLVFAHRERVTSNLTRFVMIVWVFVVLVLTSSYTANLTSMLTVQQLQPTITNLNDLITNGEYVGYQEGSFVKDVLKRMNFDSSKFRSYSTLEEYNDALSSGSKNGGVGAIVDELPYLRLFLNKYCKKYIMVGPTYKAAGFGFAFPKGSPLVPDVSRAVLKVMEGEFMNNIIQKWFGNETDCPEKDGMAITSDSLTLDSFKGLFLIAGVAAGSALLIFFFIFLYQNREILATDDSILQKLSVIAKVFDEEIDNSNSKSEKPEGNVSQTATPFAASAASPEILLDLASQSPEIRISDSLGASLAEEGFSTPEPGTPVHETLIGTTERDDTYSCYNNNEHN